From a single Myotis daubentonii chromosome 5, mMyoDau2.1, whole genome shotgun sequence genomic region:
- the GET4 gene encoding Golgi to ER traffic protein 4 homolog isoform X1 gives MLFSTVAAPVYVPPAWAGALCSTPGQGLFFLVLTAAFLAGGSWYLGVGLHFLISGVDRPSCAFGWSIPRPACGGALSDVWECERRASCCVLLSRLAARVPRRLRRAHAEYMSQSKHAEARELMCSGALLFFSHGQQNSAADLSMLVLESLEKAEVEVADELLENLAKLFSLMDPNSPERVAFVSRALKWSSGGSGRLGHPRLHQLLALTLWREQNYCESRYHFLHSADGEGCANMLVEYSTSRGFRSEVDMFVAQAVLQFLCLKNKSSASVVFTTYTQKHPSIEDGPPFVQPLLNFIWFLLLALDGGKLTVFTVLCEQYQPSLRRDPMYNEYLDRIGQLFFGVPPKQTSSYGGLLGNLLSSLMGSSEQEGEDSQDDSSPIELD, from the exons atgctgttttccacggtggctgcaccagtttacgtCCCCCCAGCGTGGGCAGGCGCCCTGTGCTCCACGCCCGGCCAGGGCTTGTTCTTTCTTGTCTTGACGGCAGCCTTTCTGGCGGGTGGGAGCTGGTACCTGGGGGTTGGTTTGCATTTCCTCATCAGCGGTGTTGACCGCCCTTCATGTGCTTTTGGCTGGAGCATCCCTCGACCTGCCTGTGGGGGTGCTCTGTCGGACGTGTGGGAGTGTGAGCGGAGAGCCTCCTGCTGCGTGCTGCTCTCACGACTCGCTGCTCGTGTACCCCGGCGCCTGCGTCGGGCACATGCAGA GTACATGTCGCAGAGCAAGCACGCCGAGGCCCGCGAGCTCATGTGCTCCGGGGCACTGCTCTTCTTCAGCCACGGCCAG CAAAACAGTGCTGCGGACCTGTCCATGCTGGTCTTGGAGTCGCTGGAGAAGGCGGAAGTGGAGGTGGCCGATGAGCTGTTGG AAAACCTGGCTAAACTGTTTAGTCTGATGGACCCGAACTCCCCGGAGCGCGTGGCCTTTGTGTCCAGGGCCCTGAAGTGGTCCAGCGGGGGCTCCGGGCGGCTGGGCCACCCCCGGCTGCACCAGCTGCTGGCCCTCACCCTGTGGAGAG AGCAGAACTACTGCGAGTCTCGGTACCACTTCCTGCACTCGGCCGACGGGGAGGGCTGCGCCAACATGCTGGTGGAGTACTCCACGTCCCGCGGCTTCCGCAGCGAGGTGGACATGTTCGTGGCCCAGGCCGTCCTGCA GTTcctctgtttaaaaaacaaaagcagcgCGTCCGTGGTGTTCACGACGTACACCCAGAAGCACCCGTCCATCGAGGACGGCCCTCCCTTCGTGCAGCCGCTGCTCAACTTCATCTGGTTCCTGCTGCTGGCCCTGGACGG AGGCAAACTGACCGTGTTCACGGTGCTGTGTGAGCAGTACCAGCCGTCGCTCCGGCGGGACCCCATGTACAACGAG TACCTCGACAGGATAGGACAGCTCTTCTTCGGGGTGCCGCCCAAGCAGACGTCTTCCTACGGGGGCTTGCTCG GCAACCTTCTGAGCAGCCTCATGGGCTCCTCGGAGCAGGAGGGCGAGGACAGCCAGGACGACAGCAGCCCCATCGAGCTCGACTGA
- the ADAP1 gene encoding arf-GAP with dual PH domain-containing protein 1 isoform X1, which yields MAQERPRVCELLRRPGNARCADCGAPDPDWASYTLGVFICLSCSAIHRNIPQVSKVKSVRLDAWEEAQVEFMAAHGNDAARATYESQVPSFYYRPTPSDCHLLREQWIRAKYERQEFTDPEKQEPYSAGYREGFLWKRGRDNGQFLSRKFVLTEREGALKYFNRHDAKEPKAIMKIEHLNATFQPAKIGHPHGLQVTYLKDNSTRNIFIYHEDGKEMADWFNALRAARFHYLQVAFPGASDADLVPKLTRNYLKEGYMEKTGPKQTEGFRRRWFTMDDRRLMYFKDPLDAFARGEVFIGSRESGYTVLDGLPPSAQGHHWPHGITIVTPERRFLLACESEPERRAWVEAFRKVVDRPMLPQEYAVEAHFKHKP from the exons ATCCCGACTGGGCCTCCTATACCCTGGGCGTGTTCATCTGCCTGAGCTGCTCCGCCATTCACCGCAACATCCCGCAGGTCAGCAAGGTCAAGTCCGTCCGCCTGGACGCCTGGGAGGAGGCCCAAGTGGAg TTCATGGCCGCCCACGGGAACGACGCTGCCAGGGCCACATACGAGTCCCAAGTGCCATCTTTCTACTACCGGCCCACGCCCTCCGACTGCCA CCTCCTGCGCGAGCAGTGGATCCGGGCCAAGTACGAGCGGCAGGAGTTCACGGACCCCGAGAAGCAGGAGCCCTACTCGGCAG GATACCGAGAGGGTTTCCTCTGGAAGCGCGGCCGGGACAACGGGCAGTTTCTCAGCCGGAAGTTTGTGCTGACGGAGCGTGAGGGGGCCCTGAAGTATTTCAACAGACATGAT GCCAAGGAGCCCAAGGCCATCATGAAGATTGAGCACCTGAACGCCACCTTCCAGCCGGCCAAGATCGGACACCCGCACGGCCTGCAGGTCACCTACCTGAAGGACAACAGCACCCGCAACATCTTCATCTACCACGAGGACGGGAAG GAGATGGCCGACTGGTTCAACGCGCTCCGGGCCGCCCGCTTCCACTACCTGCAGGTGGCCTTCCCGGGGGCCAGCGACGCTGAC CTGGTGCCGAAGCTGACCAGGAACTACCTGAAGGAGGGCTACATGGAGAAAACCGGCCCCAAG CAGACGGAAGGCTTCCGGAGGCGCTGGTTCACCATGGACGACCGGAGGCTCATGTACTTCAAGGACCCCCTG GACGCCTTCGCCCGGGGGGAAGTCTTCATCGGCAGCCGGGAGAGCGGCTACACGGTGCTGGACGGGCTCCCGCCGTCCGCCCAGGGCCACCACTGGCCCCACGGCATCACCATCGTCACGCCGGAGCGCAGGTTCCTGCTGGCCTGCGAGTCCGAGCCGGAGCGGCGGGCGTGGGTGGAGGCCTTCCGGAAGGTGGTGGACAGGCCCATGCTGCCCCAGGAGTACGCAG TGGAAGCTCACTTCAAACACAAGCCCTGA
- the GET4 gene encoding Golgi to ER traffic protein 4 homolog isoform X3: MAGIVPRPVCRPGLWFCPNRYMSQSKHAEARELMCSGALLFFSHGQQNSAADLSMLVLESLEKAEVEVADELLENLAKLFSLMDPNSPERVAFVSRALKWSSGGSGRLGHPRLHQLLALTLWREQNYCESRYHFLHSADGEGCANMLVEYSTSRGFRSEVDMFVAQAVLQFLCLKNKSSASVVFTTYTQKHPSIEDGPPFVQPLLNFIWFLLLALDGGKLTVFTVLCEQYQPSLRRDPMYNEYLDRIGQLFFGVPPKQTSSYGGLLGNLLSSLMGSSEQEGEDSQDDSSPIELD, encoded by the exons ATGGCGGGCATCGTCCCTCGTCCTGTGTGCCGTCCTGGCCTTTGGTTCTGCCCTAATAG GTACATGTCGCAGAGCAAGCACGCCGAGGCCCGCGAGCTCATGTGCTCCGGGGCACTGCTCTTCTTCAGCCACGGCCAG CAAAACAGTGCTGCGGACCTGTCCATGCTGGTCTTGGAGTCGCTGGAGAAGGCGGAAGTGGAGGTGGCCGATGAGCTGTTGG AAAACCTGGCTAAACTGTTTAGTCTGATGGACCCGAACTCCCCGGAGCGCGTGGCCTTTGTGTCCAGGGCCCTGAAGTGGTCCAGCGGGGGCTCCGGGCGGCTGGGCCACCCCCGGCTGCACCAGCTGCTGGCCCTCACCCTGTGGAGAG AGCAGAACTACTGCGAGTCTCGGTACCACTTCCTGCACTCGGCCGACGGGGAGGGCTGCGCCAACATGCTGGTGGAGTACTCCACGTCCCGCGGCTTCCGCAGCGAGGTGGACATGTTCGTGGCCCAGGCCGTCCTGCA GTTcctctgtttaaaaaacaaaagcagcgCGTCCGTGGTGTTCACGACGTACACCCAGAAGCACCCGTCCATCGAGGACGGCCCTCCCTTCGTGCAGCCGCTGCTCAACTTCATCTGGTTCCTGCTGCTGGCCCTGGACGG AGGCAAACTGACCGTGTTCACGGTGCTGTGTGAGCAGTACCAGCCGTCGCTCCGGCGGGACCCCATGTACAACGAG TACCTCGACAGGATAGGACAGCTCTTCTTCGGGGTGCCGCCCAAGCAGACGTCTTCCTACGGGGGCTTGCTCG GCAACCTTCTGAGCAGCCTCATGGGCTCCTCGGAGCAGGAGGGCGAGGACAGCCAGGACGACAGCAGCCCCATCGAGCTCGACTGA
- the GET4 gene encoding Golgi to ER traffic protein 4 homolog isoform X2 → MAAAAAAMAEQEGARNGARNRGGVQRVEGKLRASVEKGEYYEAHQMYRTLFFRYMSQSKHAEARELMCSGALLFFSHGQQNSAADLSMLVLESLEKAEVEVADELLENLAKLFSLMDPNSPERVAFVSRALKWSSGGSGRLGHPRLHQLLALTLWREQNYCESRYHFLHSADGEGCANMLVEYSTSRGFRSEVDMFVAQAVLQFLCLKNKSSASVVFTTYTQKHPSIEDGPPFVQPLLNFIWFLLLALDGGKLTVFTVLCEQYQPSLRRDPMYNEYLDRIGQLFFGVPPKQTSSYGGLLGNLLSSLMGSSEQEGEDSQDDSSPIELD, encoded by the exons atggcggcggcggcggcggcgatggCCGAGCAGGAGGGCGCCCGCAACGGCGCCCGCAACCGCGGCGGCGTCCAACGCGTGGAGGGCAAGCTGCGCGCCAGCGTGGAGAAGGGCGAGTACTACGAGGCGCACCAGATGTACCGGACCCTCTTCTTCAG GTACATGTCGCAGAGCAAGCACGCCGAGGCCCGCGAGCTCATGTGCTCCGGGGCACTGCTCTTCTTCAGCCACGGCCAG CAAAACAGTGCTGCGGACCTGTCCATGCTGGTCTTGGAGTCGCTGGAGAAGGCGGAAGTGGAGGTGGCCGATGAGCTGTTGG AAAACCTGGCTAAACTGTTTAGTCTGATGGACCCGAACTCCCCGGAGCGCGTGGCCTTTGTGTCCAGGGCCCTGAAGTGGTCCAGCGGGGGCTCCGGGCGGCTGGGCCACCCCCGGCTGCACCAGCTGCTGGCCCTCACCCTGTGGAGAG AGCAGAACTACTGCGAGTCTCGGTACCACTTCCTGCACTCGGCCGACGGGGAGGGCTGCGCCAACATGCTGGTGGAGTACTCCACGTCCCGCGGCTTCCGCAGCGAGGTGGACATGTTCGTGGCCCAGGCCGTCCTGCA GTTcctctgtttaaaaaacaaaagcagcgCGTCCGTGGTGTTCACGACGTACACCCAGAAGCACCCGTCCATCGAGGACGGCCCTCCCTTCGTGCAGCCGCTGCTCAACTTCATCTGGTTCCTGCTGCTGGCCCTGGACGG AGGCAAACTGACCGTGTTCACGGTGCTGTGTGAGCAGTACCAGCCGTCGCTCCGGCGGGACCCCATGTACAACGAG TACCTCGACAGGATAGGACAGCTCTTCTTCGGGGTGCCGCCCAAGCAGACGTCTTCCTACGGGGGCTTGCTCG GCAACCTTCTGAGCAGCCTCATGGGCTCCTCGGAGCAGGAGGGCGAGGACAGCCAGGACGACAGCAGCCCCATCGAGCTCGACTGA
- the ADAP1 gene encoding arf-GAP with dual PH domain-containing protein 1 isoform X2, whose product MAQERPRVCELLRRPGNARCADCGAPDPDWASYTLGVFICLSCSAIHRNIPQVSKVKSVRLDAWEEAQVEFMAAHGNDAARATYESQVPSFYYRPTPSDCHLLREQWIRAKYERQEFTDPEKQEPYSAGYREGFLWKRGRDNGQFLSRKFVLTEREGALKYFNRHDAKEPKAIMKIEHLNATFQPAKIGHPHGLQVTYLKDNSTRNIFIYHEDGKEMADWFNALRAARFHYLQVAFPGASDADLVPKLTRNYLKEGYMEKTGPKTEGFRRRWFTMDDRRLMYFKDPLDAFARGEVFIGSRESGYTVLDGLPPSAQGHHWPHGITIVTPERRFLLACESEPERRAWVEAFRKVVDRPMLPQEYAVEAHFKHKP is encoded by the exons ATCCCGACTGGGCCTCCTATACCCTGGGCGTGTTCATCTGCCTGAGCTGCTCCGCCATTCACCGCAACATCCCGCAGGTCAGCAAGGTCAAGTCCGTCCGCCTGGACGCCTGGGAGGAGGCCCAAGTGGAg TTCATGGCCGCCCACGGGAACGACGCTGCCAGGGCCACATACGAGTCCCAAGTGCCATCTTTCTACTACCGGCCCACGCCCTCCGACTGCCA CCTCCTGCGCGAGCAGTGGATCCGGGCCAAGTACGAGCGGCAGGAGTTCACGGACCCCGAGAAGCAGGAGCCCTACTCGGCAG GATACCGAGAGGGTTTCCTCTGGAAGCGCGGCCGGGACAACGGGCAGTTTCTCAGCCGGAAGTTTGTGCTGACGGAGCGTGAGGGGGCCCTGAAGTATTTCAACAGACATGAT GCCAAGGAGCCCAAGGCCATCATGAAGATTGAGCACCTGAACGCCACCTTCCAGCCGGCCAAGATCGGACACCCGCACGGCCTGCAGGTCACCTACCTGAAGGACAACAGCACCCGCAACATCTTCATCTACCACGAGGACGGGAAG GAGATGGCCGACTGGTTCAACGCGCTCCGGGCCGCCCGCTTCCACTACCTGCAGGTGGCCTTCCCGGGGGCCAGCGACGCTGAC CTGGTGCCGAAGCTGACCAGGAACTACCTGAAGGAGGGCTACATGGAGAAAACCGGCCCCAAG ACGGAAGGCTTCCGGAGGCGCTGGTTCACCATGGACGACCGGAGGCTCATGTACTTCAAGGACCCCCTG GACGCCTTCGCCCGGGGGGAAGTCTTCATCGGCAGCCGGGAGAGCGGCTACACGGTGCTGGACGGGCTCCCGCCGTCCGCCCAGGGCCACCACTGGCCCCACGGCATCACCATCGTCACGCCGGAGCGCAGGTTCCTGCTGGCCTGCGAGTCCGAGCCGGAGCGGCGGGCGTGGGTGGAGGCCTTCCGGAAGGTGGTGGACAGGCCCATGCTGCCCCAGGAGTACGCAG TGGAAGCTCACTTCAAACACAAGCCCTGA